CCGTTTATCAAAGTGAATTGCATTGCTGTatgaggtatggctattaaataacgagactgcgcgcctggtggcgccctagaggggtgggggggaaaacgaatagtgcgttcggtagcaTGAAGTGTCTGTTATAAACGTACGAAAAtacgtttttgtcactatagtagtttgcgagcagcagtggtttgaatggaacgtggtttgtagtgcgcgtcggaaaccatgtgtgacgaaaaacacgaacaacaacgcacctgcccataacgcgctgtcggtgaaacaatttttagccgataaaGACATTCTAGTGCTCGgacatgccccgtactcgccagatctagccccatgcgatttttttctattccccaagatcaaatccgtgttgaaaagtacccgatttcagtccgtagaagaggcgaaagaaaaagcgacgcggcttttgaacgccaccacaaaagaagagtttagcactgcttcgaacgatggaaaaaacgtatggaaaggtggGCGAGGTGCCAAGGGGACTATATTGAAGGtgagcatatcgttgtaccgtaatttttaaaatataaccctttttcgtaatcagtctcgttatttaatagttaTACCTCGTACTCCATGGTATGGTTTTCTTATTCGTTCTTATtcgttgatagagattttattagcAAGGTTGTTTTCTAATCATATCATGCTCAATGTACGACTCTATCATATTGTATCATAACATTGAGTACTACGATGACGTCGAAAATGAAAGAACTTAATTCAAAAGCAATTGttctcaaagtcctacgtcaagtttccgtcTGTGCCTCTGGGCACAGATCCTTTtactttttgaaaacattctccTCAAACCATCAATCTTCCGCCtccaaagttacgagttgaaatatTACATGACATGTTCCGTAAGTTCAActagtatgaagaaattcagaaattctattcaagttgaattttttttctcggaGAAGttcacctgaaaaagtgaaaccCTTGGGATTAGGCTCCACATTTGGTTTTGGACCCGCGACTTTGGggatgggatttttatggtttggggacaattttcacaaaaataccTTCGTCAAATAGCTTACCATCGGCACGAATAAACAGTCAGAAGTACAACGAAGAactgctgtttttgcaccaaatacCCTGTGATAATTGGATAATTTGGCACTAATTAATAAAATATGGAAAGTCTtgacatggtttaatgaatagggactccagattctggactggtaagcttgtttaccagatcagaTATCGAAAACTtttgaggagtgatcgtacgaatagtagatccCACTTTCAAGCAGTATGATAGATTTTAAGAGTacaaacgagcagtatcctttgcgtagaacgagatacacactacaacatgtcgCAACTTGATCGAAACCACCCGGAAGAGAATTATTTGTACTGATTGAGacctaaagatgacctacgaattataaACTTATATTAGGTTTTCaagattcatgtgaaattgatctTAATTCtgcaaaggagtgagagttgttccatctggttctatagctaTAAAACGCTGTTTCGCGCCTGAAAACAACAATAAAGTTTGgctttttaaatgaagatagttatagTATTCTTCACTCTATACTTCAACTCAACCAACTTCtttcatatctctggaaactcaggaaAATTGAGTGGGTGCATAGTTAAGACACGCAGTGTATTATCAATAACAAGAAGTTCCTACGCTTTCATAATTCTGGGCTTGTCTTTAGTAATATGCATTGACCCATTCCATGTGGTTATGCACCACAAAAGCAAATTATAGAGAGTGATAAATTATTGGTTGGATTCTTGGTGATGGAAATGAGTTCTCAGAGAAAAGTGGGAAGGATTCATGAAAAGAGCTAACATAAAAATGATTATATTGCTTTCTACAATACTGTAAAATTCATATTTAatgcacttttttttaaattgcgacGTGAGAACGCTCATGAATCCTGTTTTTCGCGCAGAGCATGTCGTGCATGCCGACATTTGAAATGTGTGAAAGGTAAAATGTCTTGCAAGTTTTCAGAAGAACTGAACATTCTGGGATTTACCTTCATCTATCGTTGATAAATCATAGAGCAAAGTTAATTTGTATGTTTTCAAACCGAGCGAAAATACGACATTAATGTGTAAGAGTTGTAAGCCGCAAAAAGTTACATCTTGTCACttcacaaaaatatttgactgtcaacaagcgaattcaatcATAAACTATTCTTTAACTGACGTATCTTATCGGAAAATTTCTCAATCTTGCTTCGACATCGTTCATGAAATCGCGCTTACACATGGAAACGCGAGAAAACATGTTTCAGTGaatcaaaacgttgtcacgccACGCCGGAATGGATCATTGATATTTTGGCAGATAAAGTAGTGTGCATTCTGGCACGGACCGTCATTCGCGTGCCATTGCCACCCAGACGCAGGGATATTCATTAGCGCCATACAATCCTCATCACCTCCGTAATTATCGGGTTGACCAGGTCTCCAGTTGGCATAGCGAACCCGCTCTCCGGTTGCGTGCCAAATAAATATACCCTCCTCGGCCAAATCATTGCCACCGAACCACGCGATAAAGCTGTCGTTGCTGAACGCGTGGGAGTCTTTGCTCACTTCGACCATTTGTCTATGCTCCTCTGGCGTTTTCACGATGGCCAATTGCATTCCCCGATAGAAGCAGTACTCCGAAGCTCGGAACCAGTTTGCCTAGTTTAGAAGTTgcgaaaagttgaaaaaatcatTCAGGGTAATTAATTGAAAGCTCACATAAAATTACTCACCTTAAATTCTGAGACAACGTAACGCACCGGAGAAGTGCAATGGATTTGCTGGGCAACTGCGAACACGCAGAATATACCCAATATGGCGAGAATGGTTTGCTGCATCTTTGCTGGTTGGGAAATCGGaacgaaatgaataaaatgaGGTGTTTAACTTACGCTGTCTCTTATTTCCAACAAAGACGGAACTAGCAATCTTATCTACTTTGCTATCTGTGAACTTCAAATATAATTATCTTTGGAATATAACTTGTATAAAATTCTAAGAAATCAACACATGCTGTGCGATTTATACTCATTATTCCTGTATTTAACTTGAAGTTCATAACACATTCCATATTTCACGTGTATCGGTAAAGATGAAACAAGTTGATGATGCTGTTGATGTTCTGAGTGCGTATACCATAGAAAACCTCAAAATATTCAGCTCTGATATTCAGTGTTTTCACAGTGCTTCCGTGGCCTAGTGGCTTCACGTTTCGGGTTCGAATCGTCAGAGAATTTTTTTTCGGCTTACTCTTTGGTCATGCGTATTCCAGAGCTCCGGCTCATTGAAAACGGTACTAAGAGACCGGAAATAAAGATAGGGAAGTTGAGTTACTAAAAGGCAGTGTTAAATCGAGACGAAGAAAGTGTTAGAACCATTTCGTTTCGGTAGTAGAAGAACACATGTACAATCGGAAACGGAAATAAAAGCAACGCTAAACGGTCAACAcgcaaacacaaacacacagaGCAAAACccaatcgaaattgttttgttttgtattttttcgacAACTACAGGAACATTTGACTCATTTTTCATACATGCTAAAAATCTAtctgttcttttttttaaagattgaaAACACATAACGGCACCAAAACGCTAGAATAAATTGTCAGCGTAGTGACacttttcatttgacactactaaAAATACGGGCCACCACCACCGGCCGGATTAGGGCAACCTTTCCTTAGGAAGGGGAAATTGACGATCAAGGAACAGTTGGAGCATACTTCGTTGGAACCAAAGACAGTAATATCTCAAGCGTATTTTGGTCTCCGGTTGTTCTGGTCATACGGGATTAATACGGAAGAAAACAAATGGCACGAGTATTGCTTGAAGGCGGTTCGCAAACgatttaacacattaaggaccgcacgtttcagggcaaacttgaacgcttcatttgttcggattccacgaatgagattgtT
The Toxorhynchites rutilus septentrionalis strain SRP chromosome 2, ASM2978413v1, whole genome shotgun sequence genome window above contains:
- the LOC129770048 gene encoding C-type lectin 37Db-like, which produces MQQTILAILGIFCVFAVAQQIHCTSPVRYVVSEFKANWFRASEYCFYRGMQLAIVKTPEEHRQMVEVSKDSHAFSNDSFIAWFGGNDLAEEGIFIWHATGERVRYANWRPGQPDNYGGDEDCMALMNIPASGWQWHANDGPCQNAHYFICQNINDPFRRGVTTF